One cyanobiont of Ornithocercus magnificus DNA segment encodes these proteins:
- a CDS encoding polyphosphate kinase 1 — protein sequence MSALTPAPNLYINRELGWISFNERVLAQALDERTPLLEQAKFSAIFSNNLDEFFMVRVASLKSQVEAGITQPSEDGLAPLAQLHAIRKCLQPLLDKQQDHYCNYLKSKLQSHGVHILNYKELNERQCHWVNDHFQSAIFPVLTPLAVDPAHPFPFVSNLSLNIAALIQDPHSGQRQFARIKVPQKILPRFVAVPIELSSLSTDSIHIAVPLEQVVAFNMNLLFPGMMIEGHHFFRVTRDADLELRDLEADDLMLALEQGLRKRRLGGEVVRLEVAAEMPQEVIEMLMEGMAVEKEDLYKVNSLLGLDDLFGLMSLPLPQLMDQPHAGRTPILLARAQRGLLEDGSLNHEDFESIFSVLRRRDVLLHHPYELFSSSVEEFINQAADDPKVMGIKMTLYRISKDSPVIAALIRASENGKQVMALVELKARFDEDNNIQWARHLESSGVHVVYGVLGLKTHTKICLVVRREKESLRSYVHIGTGNYNSKTSRLYTDIGLLSARPELGQDLVELFNYLTGFSKQQNFRRLLVAPVTLRSGMEALIRREIQHTAAGHSGHIRAKMNSLVDPKIISLLYEASQAGVRIELVVRGICCLYPGRKGISETVSVISIIGRFLEHSRIYWFHNAGKPEVFIGSADWMPRNLDRRVEAVTPVDDPELRNRLEWLLELYLSDNWGAWDMQSDGSFTLRYPNNEVCSSQLQLIDLWKRPVSAC from the coding sequence ATGAGCGCTTTAACACCAGCTCCCAACCTCTACATCAATCGTGAGCTAGGCTGGATTTCCTTCAATGAGAGAGTCTTAGCTCAAGCTTTGGATGAGCGCACACCATTGCTAGAGCAAGCAAAGTTTAGTGCCATCTTTAGCAACAACCTGGATGAATTTTTCATGGTGCGGGTTGCCTCCTTAAAATCACAGGTAGAAGCAGGTATCACTCAACCTAGTGAAGATGGTCTGGCCCCATTAGCGCAACTTCATGCAATCCGTAAATGCTTGCAGCCACTTTTAGATAAGCAACAAGACCACTACTGCAATTATCTAAAGAGCAAACTGCAGTCACACGGCGTTCATATCCTAAACTACAAGGAACTCAACGAGAGGCAGTGTCATTGGGTCAATGACCATTTCCAGAGTGCTATTTTTCCAGTGCTTACACCTCTTGCCGTAGACCCAGCTCATCCCTTCCCATTTGTTAGCAATCTCAGCCTTAATATTGCAGCCTTGATTCAAGATCCTCATAGCGGTCAACGGCAGTTTGCCCGAATCAAGGTACCTCAGAAAATCTTGCCAAGATTTGTGGCAGTACCCATAGAACTAAGCAGCCTCAGTACAGACTCTATACATATCGCTGTGCCTCTAGAACAAGTAGTAGCCTTTAATATGAACTTACTATTTCCTGGGATGATGATTGAGGGGCATCACTTCTTTCGTGTTACTCGTGATGCAGATCTCGAGCTGCGGGACCTTGAAGCTGATGATCTAATGTTAGCTCTCGAGCAAGGCCTCCGAAAGCGACGCCTTGGTGGTGAAGTTGTACGACTTGAAGTCGCTGCAGAGATGCCCCAGGAGGTTATCGAAATGTTGATGGAAGGTATGGCAGTAGAAAAAGAAGACTTGTACAAGGTTAATAGCTTGCTTGGTTTAGATGATCTGTTCGGGTTAATGAGCTTGCCGCTACCACAGCTGATGGATCAACCACATGCTGGCCGCACACCTATTCTTTTGGCACGCGCCCAACGTGGCCTTCTTGAGGATGGCTCGCTGAATCATGAAGATTTCGAAAGCATATTCTCAGTGTTACGTCGTCGTGATGTGCTTTTGCATCATCCTTATGAGCTCTTCTCAAGCAGTGTTGAGGAGTTTATCAACCAGGCAGCTGATGACCCCAAAGTAATGGGTATAAAGATGACACTTTACCGTATCTCTAAGGATTCTCCTGTCATCGCAGCGCTGATCCGTGCCTCTGAGAACGGGAAGCAAGTAATGGCACTAGTTGAATTAAAAGCAAGGTTTGATGAAGACAATAACATCCAGTGGGCTCGTCACCTAGAGAGTTCTGGAGTACATGTGGTATATGGTGTACTTGGGTTAAAGACCCACACTAAGATCTGCCTAGTAGTACGGCGTGAGAAGGAAAGCCTTCGTAGCTACGTACATATTGGAACAGGCAACTACAATTCAAAGACCTCAAGGCTTTATACTGACATAGGTTTACTGTCGGCACGTCCCGAGCTTGGTCAAGATCTCGTTGAGTTATTTAACTATCTTACCGGTTTTTCCAAGCAGCAAAACTTTCGCCGCCTACTAGTAGCACCAGTCACCTTGCGCAGTGGCATGGAGGCTCTTATCCGTCGTGAGATTCAACATACAGCAGCAGGTCACAGCGGTCATATCCGCGCCAAAATGAACTCTTTAGTTGACCCCAAGATTATCTCTCTACTGTACGAAGCTTCCCAAGCTGGTGTCCGAATCGAGCTGGTGGTTCGAGGAATTTGCTGCCTCTATCCAGGTCGAAAGGGTATCAGTGAGACTGTCTCTGTAATAAGTATTATTGGTCGTTTTCTTGAACACTCACGTATTTACTGGTTCCATAATGCTGGTAAACCAGAGGTATTCATTGGCAGTGCTGATTGGATGCCACGAAATCTGGACCGCCGTGTTGAGGCAGTTACACCGGTAGATGATCCTGAACTGCGCAACCGGCTCGAATGGCTACTCGAGCTTTATCTAAGTGATAACTGGGGAGCCTGGGATATGCAAAGTGATGGTAGCTTCACGCTACGTTACCCTAATAATGAGGTATGTAGCTCCCAATTACAGCTAATTGATCTCTGGAAACGGCCTGTCTCAGCATGTTAA
- a CDS encoding DNA mismatch repair protein MutS, with protein sequence MLLDPSIKPSCTLQPLLQRGVPLASQRALHIIVHGRQGGEIPNLLLRLAESVSRQRSAAVVLESLTQDAPSLDIGGDLWVVPLFLLPGSHTRVDVPGISQRLERPGRTVRRLPFLGAWPVWLDMLEDWIRRQMQLEQPTTALLHHPLRPGVADRYLRMLQHRLPLPLLPFDQWQCKRWPPRSSRRLLPLALAPNKMSDAIEQASRAPVLLECPQICRGLVQLLASLP encoded by the coding sequence TTGTTACTAGATCCCTCAATTAAGCCCTCGTGCACCCTGCAGCCTCTGTTACAAAGAGGCGTACCACTTGCTTCTCAACGAGCACTTCACATAATTGTCCACGGCCGCCAAGGGGGCGAAATTCCTAACCTTCTTCTTAGACTTGCCGAAAGTGTTAGTCGTCAGCGATCAGCCGCCGTCGTTCTAGAGAGCCTTACTCAAGATGCACCCTCGCTGGACATCGGTGGTGACCTTTGGGTTGTTCCTCTGTTTCTCCTACCAGGATCGCACACCCGTGTAGACGTCCCAGGTATCAGCCAGCGCTTGGAGAGACCTGGTCGAACTGTAAGGCGCTTGCCATTTCTGGGCGCCTGGCCCGTCTGGCTAGACATGTTGGAGGACTGGATACGGCGTCAAATGCAGTTAGAACAACCAACAACTGCACTGCTTCATCATCCATTGCGTCCTGGCGTTGCAGATCGCTATCTCAGAATGCTCCAGCATCGATTGCCCCTACCCTTGCTTCCTTTTGATCAGTGGCAGTGCAAGCGCTGGCCACCAAGATCCTCCAGACGTCTACTGCCGCTGGCCCTAGCTCCTAATAAGATGAGTGATGCCATCGAGCAAGCTAGCAGAGCACCTGTTTTGCTGGAGTGCCCACAGATTTGCCGTGGTCTTGTTCAGCTATTGGCATCTCTGCCGTGA
- a CDS encoding uroporphyrinogen-III C-methyltransferase, with the protein MTSEQLGTVYLVGAGPGDPELLTVKAYRLLKSCNALVYDSLVPEEVLDLAPEYCERRFVGKRRGYHSVPQISTNTVLVNLAHRHACVVRLKGGDPFLFGRGGEEAAHLQRHGIPVRIVPGVTAGIAVPAYVGIPITHRQAGSSVTFVTGHEELDKRRSSVNWRVLANASDSLVIYMGLHNLTYITEELLAGGLDPLTPTALIQQGTVAGQRYLEAPLAWIAIESRRQGFTSPSIVVIGRVVNHRVPSCSPPLATVTMPISF; encoded by the coding sequence GTGACTTCTGAACAGCTTGGGACGGTTTACCTTGTCGGAGCAGGACCAGGCGACCCTGAGTTACTCACAGTAAAAGCCTACCGCCTCTTGAAAAGCTGCAACGCACTTGTCTACGATTCGCTTGTACCAGAAGAAGTTTTGGATCTCGCACCAGAGTACTGTGAACGTCGTTTTGTTGGTAAGCGACGCGGCTATCACTCTGTACCTCAGATTAGCACTAACACTGTGCTAGTAAACCTTGCACATAGGCACGCCTGTGTAGTAAGGTTAAAAGGTGGAGATCCATTCTTGTTCGGGCGTGGTGGTGAGGAAGCAGCTCACTTGCAACGCCATGGCATTCCCGTAAGGATAGTACCAGGTGTCACTGCTGGTATTGCAGTTCCAGCTTATGTTGGCATTCCTATAACTCACCGTCAGGCTGGCTCTTCAGTAACCTTTGTAACTGGGCACGAAGAGCTAGACAAACGGCGATCTTCAGTTAACTGGCGTGTACTTGCTAACGCTAGCGACAGCCTTGTTATTTATATGGGCTTACATAATCTGACATACATTACCGAGGAACTTCTTGCTGGGGGCCTTGACCCTCTTACCCCTACTGCCTTAATTCAACAGGGCACAGTAGCTGGTCAGCGCTATTTAGAAGCCCCATTAGCTTGGATTGCAATTGAATCTAGACGGCAAGGATTTACATCTCCCTCAATTGTGGTGATAGGTCGCGTTGTTAATCATAGAGTCCCGTCATGTTCTCCTCCACTAGCAACAGTGACTATGCCTATCTCCTTTTAA
- a CDS encoding carbonic anhydrase, whose amino-acid sequence MLKLKLVLATIYFLEPKLLNRRDFLLGSGITASGLLGGKQPIYALTAKPFLSNKEDARSCQPADPLQALLEGNSRFAEAWQSKNIAASMDKRSRLMANLWLENCFLPAEAIVESQAPWAAVLACADSRAAPEWIFDAAPADLFVIRSAGNTAFDNAIASMEYGVQALKISLIMVMGHQNCGAVAAARRSDSLTPLLEKLVAPIRDSFCPGVDFNQAVCDNAVHAARQLTQRSLVLSKAKQQNQLKIVPAYFEIESGRVTLLE is encoded by the coding sequence TTGCTAAAGCTGAAGCTTGTACTTGCTACCATTTATTTTTTGGAACCCAAATTGCTAAATCGACGCGACTTTCTGCTGGGCTCAGGAATTACTGCATCAGGGCTTTTGGGAGGCAAACAGCCAATTTATGCGCTTACGGCAAAGCCATTCCTTAGCAATAAGGAGGATGCTAGGTCCTGCCAACCTGCAGATCCACTTCAAGCGCTCCTGGAAGGTAATTCTCGCTTTGCGGAAGCTTGGCAGAGCAAAAATATTGCAGCATCTATGGATAAACGGTCCCGACTAATGGCCAATCTATGGTTAGAGAACTGCTTCCTTCCTGCAGAAGCAATAGTAGAATCACAAGCACCCTGGGCTGCCGTCCTAGCCTGTGCAGACTCACGTGCTGCGCCCGAGTGGATCTTTGATGCAGCACCAGCAGATCTCTTCGTTATCCGGAGTGCTGGCAACACTGCATTCGATAATGCCATTGCTTCAATGGAGTACGGCGTACAGGCGCTAAAAATTTCTCTGATCATGGTGATGGGACACCAAAATTGTGGTGCTGTAGCTGCTGCCCGCAGATCTGATTCTCTCACGCCGCTGCTTGAGAAGCTAGTGGCTCCAATCCGGGATAGCTTCTGCCCAGGCGTTGACTTCAACCAGGCAGTTTGTGACAATGCTGTGCATGCAGCAAGACAGCTGACTCAGCGTAGTTTAGTGCTTAGCAAAGCCAAACAACAGAATCAGCTGAAAATCGTACCAGCATACTTTGAGATTGAAAGTGGTCGTGTTACACTTTTAGAATAG
- a CDS encoding 4-amino-4-deoxychorismate lyase: MKSDKAIAWINGQWGHPSELGLSLRDRGLQFADGLFETVLVLKGQPCLLANHLRRWLCSAQLLGMASPPDETTLSPLIYEAIERSGLARDNGSLRLNWSRGNMQSRDITLPQKVADPTSHRFWLELSYHTPQFGLVTAIISRRERRNAASLLSRCKTFAYGQSIQARREARQAGAEEALLMSTTGELCCGTTANLIVKRHKQWLTPRLSSGCLPGIMRSRALKLGLIQEAELKPLIQVEDQWFLINSLGYRCICSVDSQSLKTSSEISTLWSQILS; this comes from the coding sequence ATGAAATCTGATAAGGCAATTGCCTGGATTAATGGACAGTGGGGACATCCGAGCGAGCTAGGTCTATCTCTGAGAGATCGTGGTCTTCAGTTTGCAGATGGTTTGTTCGAAACTGTGTTGGTGCTAAAGGGTCAACCTTGCTTGTTGGCAAATCATTTGAGACGCTGGCTATGTAGCGCTCAACTACTTGGTATGGCATCACCGCCAGACGAGACCACACTATCGCCACTTATCTATGAGGCAATTGAGCGCTCAGGATTAGCTAGAGATAATGGATCACTGCGGCTTAATTGGAGTCGCGGTAACATGCAGTCACGAGACATTACTCTGCCGCAGAAAGTTGCTGACCCAACAAGCCACCGATTTTGGCTAGAACTAAGCTACCACACACCTCAGTTCGGCCTAGTAACAGCGATAATTAGTCGTCGTGAGCGACGTAACGCTGCCAGCTTGCTAAGCCGTTGCAAGACCTTTGCATACGGACAATCAATCCAGGCAAGGCGTGAAGCTCGTCAGGCCGGGGCAGAAGAGGCCCTGTTAATGAGTACTACTGGTGAGCTTTGCTGTGGCACAACGGCTAACCTGATAGTTAAGCGCCACAAGCAATGGCTTACTCCACGCTTGTCTAGCGGATGCTTACCTGGAATCATGCGTTCCAGAGCCTTAAAACTGGGACTAATACAGGAAGCCGAACTGAAACCACTAATCCAAGTTGAAGATCAATGGTTTTTAATCAACAGTCTAGGATACCGGTGCATTTGCAGTGTAGACTCGCAGAGCCTGAAGACTAGTTCTGAAATTAGTACGCTCTGGTCACAGATTTTGTCTTAG
- a CDS encoding anthranilate synthase component I family protein: MSNLQRKQVAWRDPADIARQLAREYGEHGLIWLDGDGSALGRWGILAADPLEQYVCYGLPGVPGATDPFAMLESLGPGYWCGWLSYEAAAWLEPKNSWRADVMATLWIARYDPILRLDLQKHKLWIEGSDRYRCQAVVDWLASPLRDSSGVRYSGTKVVKPFGLDLGAWQWDTDIVSFTDGVSQLRELIAAGDLFQANLSTCCRAKLPDIPLSMLEMFLRLRRHCPAPFAGLMVGNSQAADEAVLSASPERFLHVDPQGHVETRPIKGTRPRHPDLNQDANLAVDLVCSLKDRSENIMIVDLLRNDLGRVCCPGSVQVTQLLGLESYPQVHHLTSVVEGQLASNHSWVDLLRACWPGGSVTGAPKLRACQRLQELETTSRGPYCGSLLLRNWDGSLDSNILIRSLFRKGSMLRAHAGCGIVADSYPNTELQELHWKLQPLLQALA; this comes from the coding sequence GTGAGTAATCTGCAGCGTAAACAAGTAGCCTGGCGTGATCCTGCTGATATAGCAAGACAGCTAGCCCGAGAATATGGCGAACATGGATTAATTTGGCTTGACGGAGATGGTAGTGCTTTGGGGCGTTGGGGTATCTTAGCTGCCGATCCTTTGGAGCAGTATGTCTGCTACGGCCTACCGGGTGTTCCTGGAGCTACTGACCCATTTGCGATGCTTGAGAGCCTAGGTCCAGGCTACTGGTGTGGCTGGCTGAGCTATGAAGCAGCTGCCTGGCTAGAACCCAAAAACTCCTGGCGTGCTGATGTAATGGCGACGCTTTGGATTGCACGATATGACCCAATACTGCGGTTGGATCTACAGAAGCATAAACTGTGGATCGAGGGCAGTGATAGGTATCGTTGCCAGGCTGTAGTTGATTGGCTTGCCTCACCATTGCGAGATAGTAGTGGCGTCCGCTACTCGGGAACAAAGGTAGTAAAACCGTTTGGACTGGACTTGGGAGCCTGGCAATGGGATACAGATATTGTTAGTTTCACTGATGGTGTGAGCCAATTACGGGAACTAATCGCCGCTGGTGATCTATTCCAGGCCAACCTTAGCACTTGCTGTCGTGCTAAATTACCGGATATACCACTTTCAATGCTCGAGATGTTCTTGCGACTTCGGAGGCACTGCCCAGCGCCATTTGCAGGGTTGATGGTCGGTAATAGCCAGGCAGCGGATGAAGCAGTGCTCTCTGCTTCTCCAGAGCGCTTCCTACATGTTGATCCTCAAGGACATGTTGAGACGCGTCCCATCAAGGGCACTCGTCCACGACATCCTGATTTAAACCAGGACGCCAACCTAGCGGTGGACTTAGTTTGCAGCTTGAAGGACCGCTCTGAGAATATAATGATTGTTGACTTACTACGCAACGATCTTGGCAGGGTGTGCTGTCCAGGATCAGTTCAGGTTACTCAACTCCTAGGCCTTGAGAGTTACCCGCAGGTTCATCACCTTACCTCAGTGGTTGAGGGGCAACTAGCTAGCAATCATAGCTGGGTAGATCTTTTGCGAGCTTGCTGGCCAGGTGGATCAGTCACCGGTGCTCCCAAGCTGCGCGCCTGCCAAAGATTACAAGAACTGGAGACTACATCGCGGGGTCCATATTGCGGTTCCCTATTGCTACGCAACTGGGACGGCAGTCTTGACAGTAATATCTTAATACGTAGTCTTTTTCGCAAGGGATCAATGCTACGAGCACATGCAGGATGTGGCATTGTAGCTGACTCATATCCTAATACAGAGCTGCAAGAATTGCACTGGAAGCTGCAACCATTGTTGCAAGCACTAGCATAA
- a CDS encoding 7-cyano-7-deazaguanine synthase QueC, which yields MTYTTAVALLSGGLDSATAAALAREAKARVIGLSLDYGQRQQRELKAASELAKLLDLEDHITIQVNLATWGGSALTDLKQTIPDSAVQAGIIPSTYVPGRNTVFIALGLSLAEARGANCLVLGVNAVDYSGYPDCRPDYLEAFQKLANLASRVGREGHGTRIWAPLLVWSKRKIVEEALRLKVPIERTWSCYSNGVQPCSVCDSCRIRDDALRAVGRDDLCSSSVQ from the coding sequence ATGACCTACACCACGGCAGTCGCTCTTCTCTCTGGTGGTCTCGACTCCGCAACTGCTGCTGCATTAGCGCGCGAGGCTAAAGCACGCGTGATTGGTCTCTCTTTAGACTATGGCCAGCGCCAGCAACGTGAGCTTAAGGCTGCTTCTGAGCTGGCGAAGTTACTCGATTTAGAAGATCATATCACTATCCAGGTTAACCTTGCTACTTGGGGAGGATCAGCACTGACTGACCTAAAGCAAACAATCCCTGATTCGGCTGTACAGGCGGGCATAATTCCTAGCACTTATGTGCCAGGACGTAATACTGTCTTTATTGCTCTTGGACTTAGCCTGGCCGAAGCGCGCGGAGCTAACTGTTTAGTGCTCGGTGTAAATGCAGTTGACTATTCAGGTTATCCTGACTGTCGTCCTGATTACCTAGAAGCATTTCAAAAGCTGGCAAACTTAGCAAGCCGTGTCGGGCGAGAGGGCCACGGGACACGAATTTGGGCACCTTTACTAGTGTGGAGCAAGCGGAAAATCGTTGAAGAGGCACTGCGTCTCAAAGTTCCAATTGAGCGTACATGGAGCTGTTACAGTAATGGAGTACAGCCATGTAGTGTCTGCGACAGCTGCCGCATCCGCGATGATGCTTTAAGAGCCGTCGGGCGTGATGATCTCTGCAGTAGCAGTGTGCAGTGA
- a CDS encoding 7-carboxy-7-deazaguanine synthase QueE has product MSYLPVVETFHSLQGEGCHTGRSAFFIRLGGCRVGCSWCDTKHSWLSEPQTQRDVEDLAAEAITVRKAGAAFVVVTGGEPLHHDLDSLCRALRQHTSSTSESNSALPIHLETSGVDVLSGEPDWITLSPKRHAPPRKDILARCSELKVVIHTAADLEFAEVMAQEVQYSREKGSSTAELLLQPGWNCLEGQRLSIEHILRYPRWRLSLQCHKWLQIS; this is encoded by the coding sequence ATGAGCTATCTGCCAGTTGTAGAAACTTTCCACTCTCTCCAGGGCGAGGGCTGTCATACTGGCCGAAGTGCCTTTTTCATCAGACTCGGTGGTTGTAGAGTTGGGTGCTCTTGGTGTGATACTAAGCACTCGTGGTTATCCGAGCCACAAACTCAACGAGATGTTGAAGATCTTGCCGCAGAGGCTATCACTGTTAGGAAAGCTGGGGCAGCCTTTGTAGTAGTTACTGGTGGCGAGCCACTACATCATGACCTTGATTCTCTCTGCCGTGCTCTCCGCCAGCATACCTCTAGTACATCAGAATCAAATAGTGCTCTACCTATTCATCTAGAAACGAGTGGTGTTGATGTTCTCAGCGGTGAACCAGACTGGATCACACTCTCACCAAAACGTCATGCTCCCCCAAGGAAAGACATCTTAGCTCGTTGCAGTGAGCTGAAAGTGGTAATTCATACAGCAGCTGATCTGGAATTTGCTGAGGTTATGGCACAGGAGGTCCAATATAGCCGAGAGAAAGGTAGTTCTACAGCAGAACTTTTATTACAACCTGGCTGGAATTGTCTAGAAGGACAACGTCTCTCTATAGAGCACATACTACGTTATCCAAGGTGGCGACTGAGTCTTCAGTGTCACAAGTGGTTGCAGATATCCTAA
- a CDS encoding CTP synthase, whose protein sequence is MFARGIMAKFVFVTGGVVSSIGKGIVAASLGRLLKSRGYSVSILKLDPYLNVDPGTMSPFQHGEVFVTEDGAETDLDLGHYERFTDTAMSRLNSVTTGSIYQAVINKERRGGYNGGTVQVVPHITGEIRERIHRVAANSGADVIITEIGGTVGDIESHPFLEAIREFRSNVSRRDLAYIHVTLLPFIGTSGELKTKPTQHSVKELRSIGVQPDILVCRSDRPISEELRRKIGGFCGVPDRAVIPSLDADSIYAVPLALEEQGLCCEVLDVLDLTERESDMTAWAQLVHQLRHPGPTVKVALVGKYVQLNDAYLSVVEALRHACLAQDASLDLHWVCAEQIEVEGAESLLHGMEAVVVPGGFGNRGVDGKVAAICWAREKRVPFLGLCLGMQCAVIEWARNLAGLANATSAELEPEAAHPVIHLLPEQQDIVDLGGTMRLGLYPCRLAAGSLARLLYGEEVIYERHRHRYEFNNAYRKLFLRSGYIISGLSPDGRLVELIERRDHPFFAACQYHPEFLSRPGKPHPLFRGLVAAAQQLPGSQRENENPHIQ, encoded by the coding sequence ATGTTCGCCCGGGGAATCATGGCCAAGTTTGTCTTTGTCACCGGCGGGGTAGTCTCTAGTATTGGCAAGGGTATTGTTGCAGCAAGTCTTGGACGTCTTTTAAAATCACGTGGTTACAGTGTCTCAATTCTCAAGTTAGACCCATACCTTAATGTAGACCCGGGCACTATGAGCCCCTTTCAGCACGGAGAGGTATTTGTCACCGAGGACGGAGCCGAAACAGATCTAGATTTGGGGCACTACGAGCGTTTTACCGACACAGCAATGTCACGCCTCAATAGTGTGACCACTGGCTCAATCTATCAAGCAGTAATTAACAAGGAACGCCGCGGTGGCTACAATGGTGGTACAGTCCAAGTAGTTCCTCACATCACTGGCGAAATCCGTGAGCGCATTCATCGCGTAGCTGCAAATAGTGGTGCCGATGTAATTATTACAGAAATAGGTGGTACCGTAGGTGATATTGAGTCACACCCTTTTCTGGAAGCAATTCGAGAATTTCGCAGCAATGTTAGCAGACGAGACCTTGCCTATATTCATGTTACTCTGTTGCCTTTTATTGGTACTTCAGGTGAATTGAAGACTAAACCGACACAGCACTCAGTCAAAGAATTGCGGTCAATTGGTGTCCAGCCCGATATATTAGTCTGTCGCAGTGACCGGCCAATTAGCGAGGAACTCCGTCGCAAGATTGGAGGTTTCTGTGGTGTACCAGACCGGGCAGTGATTCCTTCCCTAGATGCTGACAGTATCTATGCAGTACCCTTAGCTCTTGAGGAGCAAGGTCTTTGCTGTGAGGTACTAGATGTACTTGATCTCACAGAGCGTGAAAGTGATATGACTGCTTGGGCGCAGCTAGTGCATCAGCTACGCCATCCCGGACCAACAGTAAAAGTTGCCTTAGTAGGCAAATATGTGCAACTAAATGATGCTTACCTGTCAGTGGTAGAGGCTCTACGGCATGCATGTTTGGCACAGGATGCATCACTAGATCTTCACTGGGTTTGTGCCGAGCAAATTGAAGTTGAAGGAGCTGAGTCTCTTCTGCATGGCATGGAAGCGGTAGTAGTTCCAGGAGGCTTTGGTAACCGTGGTGTTGACGGGAAAGTAGCAGCAATTTGTTGGGCTCGCGAGAAGCGTGTGCCATTTTTAGGCCTATGTTTGGGGATGCAGTGTGCCGTGATCGAGTGGGCTCGTAACTTAGCAGGCCTAGCGAATGCCACTAGTGCAGAATTAGAACCAGAGGCTGCGCATCCAGTAATTCACTTGTTGCCAGAGCAGCAGGACATAGTAGATCTTGGTGGGACGATGCGCTTAGGATTGTATCCTTGCCGGTTAGCTGCTGGCAGTCTTGCTCGCCTTTTATACGGAGAGGAGGTTATCTACGAGAGACACCGACACCGCTATGAATTTAATAATGCCTATCGTAAACTCTTCTTAAGGTCAGGTTATATTATTAGTGGTCTATCGCCAGATGGCCGCTTGGTAGAGTTGATCGAGCGCCGCGACCACCCCTTCTTCGCAGCTTGCCAGTACCATCCAGAATTTTTGTCTCGACCTGGCAAACCTCATCCACTATTCCGCGGTCTGGTAGCCGCGGCACAGCAACTGCCCGGTTCACAGCGTGAAAATGAAAACCCGCACATACAGTGA